The following nucleotide sequence is from Halorussus caseinilyticus.
GAGCGACCTGACGGGCGGCACCGCCGACGGCCGGGGCGACCACCGCATCGTGATGGCGCTCTCGATGGCGGCGCTGGCGGCCGACGGCCCGACGACCATCGCGGGCGGCGAACACGTGGACGTGTCGTTCCCCGACTTCTTCGAGGTGCTGTACGACCTCGGCGCGACCGTGAATCGGTAGGAACGCGTTCTGAATCTGCCTTTCCGCGGCGGGTGCGCTCGGCCGACCACCCGCCAGCGAACGCTCGGCCGACCAGCCCACAGTCTGGGTGGATGAAAGGGGCCGCCCGCTCGCGTGCAGTTCAGTCGCCTCAGCGACCCCTATCTGAGACGAACCGAAGGTGAGTCGAAGATATGTCGCTGAGCGACCGCGAGCGGGCGGGGGCTTTCTGGGCGTTCATCACGGCAGTTCCTGCGGTCGTTGTGACGATGTGAAACGAGCGAGTGGGGCTTTCGAGGAAATCGCCGCTTTCCGGTTCCTGCGGAGTGGTACGGTGCGGTCTTCGTCGGGTCAAATCCGAGGTCCATCCGACTCACCCCACCGATTCACCCCCGACTCTTCCCCGACACCCTCGCGCGCCGAGGACCAACTTGCACCTTTTGCAAACCATAAATAGCCCGCCCGCACAACCACACGCCAATGAACGGAAACAGCTTCGGACGACTCTTCCAAGTCACGACGTTCGGTGAGAGTCACGGCGAGGCGATGGGCGTCACCATCTCGGGGTGCCCGGCGGGTCTCGAACTCGACGAGGACGACGTACAGACCGACTTGGACCGGCGGAAACCCGGCCAGTCGATGATTACCACGAGTCGCGGCGAACCCGACCACGTGTCGATTAAGTCCGGCCTACAGGACGGCTACACCACCGGTACCCCCATCGGGATGGTCATCGACAACAAGGACGCCCGGTCGGAGAAGTACGAACCGTTCATCACCGCGCCGCGGCCCTCCCACGGCGACTTCACCTACTCGGCGAAGTTCGGCACGCGCAACTGGGGCGGCGGCGGACGCTCGTCGGCACGTGAGACGGTCAACTGGGTCGCGGCGGGTGCCGTCGCCAAGAAACTCCTCGCGCGCGAAGGTATCGAACTGAAGGCCCACGTCAACCAAATCGGCGACATCGAGGCTCCCGAGGTGAGTTTCGAGGAAATCAAAGAACACAGCGAGCAGAACGAGGTCCGATGTGCCCACCCCGAGACGGCCGAGGAGATGCGCGAGCGAATCGCCGAGTATCAGGAGGAAGGCGACTCCATCGGCGGGTCCATCTACTTCGAGGCCCGCGGCGTCCCGCGGGGACTCGGTGCGCCGCGGTTCGACTCCGTGCAGGCCCGACTCGGACAGGCGATGCTGTCGGTTCCGGCCGCCACCGCCTTCGAGTTCGGTCTCGGCCGCGAGGCCCGCGAGTACACCGGTATGGAGCGAAACGACGAGTGGGAGTTCGAAGACCCCCAGAATCCCGGCGAGAGCGACCCCGTACCGGTCGAGAACGACCACGGCGGTCTACAGGGCGGCATCACCACGGGCGAACCCATCTACGGCGAGGTGACGCTCCACGCGCCCACCTCGATTCCGAAGTCCCAGACCACCGTGGACTGGGAGACCGGCGAAGAGAAAGAAGAGCAGGTAATCGGCCGCCACGACCCGGTGCTTCCGCCGCGTGGCGTCCCGGTCGTCGAGTCGATGCTGGCGCTGACGCTCGTGGACTTCATGCTGTTGGGCGGGCGCATCAACCCCGACCGCGTGGACGACCGCCCCGGCGAGTACGACACCGACTACCACCCGAGCAGTCCG
It contains:
- the aroC gene encoding chorismate synthase; the encoded protein is MNGNSFGRLFQVTTFGESHGEAMGVTISGCPAGLELDEDDVQTDLDRRKPGQSMITTSRGEPDHVSIKSGLQDGYTTGTPIGMVIDNKDARSEKYEPFITAPRPSHGDFTYSAKFGTRNWGGGGRSSARETVNWVAAGAVAKKLLAREGIELKAHVNQIGDIEAPEVSFEEIKEHSEQNEVRCAHPETAEEMRERIAEYQEEGDSIGGSIYFEARGVPRGLGAPRFDSVQARLGQAMLSVPAATAFEFGLGREAREYTGMERNDEWEFEDPQNPGESDPVPVENDHGGLQGGITTGEPIYGEVTLHAPTSIPKSQTTVDWETGEEKEEQVIGRHDPVLPPRGVPVVESMLALTLVDFMLLGGRINPDRVDDRPGEYDTDYHPSSPHNE